The window GATAAGTTTCTTTTAAAAAAAGCTAGATTAAGGGAATATTTAGAAGATTTCATTAAGGTTTTATTGGATGAAAGCCAAGAGATAAAAACGATAATAATCACATTAGAGAAAACAAAAAAGGTAGAGGAAGTCTTGAATATAGCTATAAATAGAGAATTCAAGAAGATAGAGCTAACCAGCGAAATAGAATATAGTCACGTTAAAGAAAATTATCTAAACCAATATAAAAGACTTAAAAGCTGGTTTTTATCAATAGATGGTGAGCCTAGCGAAGTAGACATGCTCAATAAAGCGACTATAAATATCATACAAAAGATTACAAAGATGGCGAAGATGTTTTTAGATAAGAAAAAAGTAAGCTATTCTAGAAAGGATAGTTATCTCAGAGTAGCGGAGTTATTTTTAAAAACCTATGAAATAGATAAAGTAAAAGAGATTTCATCTGTAATATTTGGAGACTTTAATCTGAAACATCTGAAAGCAGAGTACCCCCAGCAAATAGAAGTGTTAAAAATAGAGGATTCTCAAAATGTTACTATGCAGATGAAACCTATAAAGGAAAGAAAAAAAGAGAGAATTAGTTATAGAATAAAAGACAAAACTAAAGAAAAGCTTGAAAGTATTCTTATGGAAGAGAAAAAAAAGAGAGATGAAGTTAAGAATCTAGAAAGGTATATTTATAATGATATTTTAATATTAAGTGATTTACCTGTGGTAACATCAGACGTTAAAAGTACTATAATAAATCTTATAAAAACAGGTCTAACAAAAATATATGAGGATAAAAAAATCTCACTAAAAGATAACAAGCTATATTATGAGTACGGAAGAGCCAGATATAATGTATTTCTATTTAAGTTGTTTAGACCAGAAGATGATGAAGAAAGAACAATTTTAAAAACATTTGACGGGAACTACGACACTCCTAACTTTAGAATAGAGTTTATAAGGGAGGAGGAAGACTGATGTGGAATATTGAAAGGTATAAAGATATTCTGGAAGAACTATTCACTAAAGACTATCTTTACAGAAGTGAATATGATGAATGGTATAGATTGAAAGAATATCAAAAGGAGATAGAGGAGTATATACAAAATACTTTTGGATATACTCTATCTGTTTCTAATGATGTAATAAGCCTCAATAAATACAGTATTATCGGTGATAAAAGTAAAGGCATAAAAGGATTTGGAGATTTAGATGAATACATAATGCTTCCATTAGTATTGAACTATTTAGAGGATAAGTATGATATGGAAACGTTATTAATATCCGAAATTGCTGAGCACATAATTAATAATTTTCCAGAAAAAAGAGATTGGGAGAACAGGAGAGTAAGTTCGAAACTTGTAAGAGTTCTTAAATACTGCCAAGAAAAAAACTTTATCTATAAACTAGATGGTTCTGAAGATGATTATGAAAAAGAACAAGAAGAGGTACTATATGAAAACACAGGGATATCAAAGCACTTTATGGAAACACTTCCATATGATTTAGAGGGTTTTGATATCCATAGTGCAAGAGAATATAATATAAAAGAGCTTGAAAAAGTTCAGATACTTAGAAGGGGGCTTTTAGAAAATTTCGTTATAACGAAAGAATATCCATATTTTAATTCACTTTTAGAGTATAGAGATGAGATAGAGGATTCGTTCGAAGAATTATTTGGGATGAGGTTAATTATATTTGATGAACTAGCCTACTTATTAAGAAGTGATGAAAGTGTTAAAGTTTCAAAAAACTTTCCCAGTCCTAGAAGTAATTTAGAAAGAATAGGCTTAAAATTCTTTAAATTTCTTGATAAAGACGAGTACCAGTCAGAAGAGGTATTAAATAAGTTTTTAGAGTATAAGGATATCTATAAACCAACATTTACTAAGGGGAACCTCAATAAAAAAGAAGAAAATTTATTAAATGAAATATTAGAATTAGGTATGGAACTAAATATAATAAAATCAGACGAAGGCTCTCTAAAACTTAGTAAGTATATAGATCATTTCACAATAGATATATTAGATGAAGGGGAAGAAAATGAGTAGATGGAAGATCGAAAAATATGGGTTTTTTAACTTTTGGCTTTTTGATAAAGAGGAGATAAA is drawn from uncultured Ilyobacter sp. and contains these coding sequences:
- a CDS encoding TIGR02677 family protein, which gives rise to MKTEFGITKGFSEFDYLGSVERGSYYRNIIRIMYTALEKKEYLFSHEIAEKMGSLYDNYDEEICNKDLEFLFKKGNIVKYKNDYSQIKSLEELKKKKYRYQLTERGRIVEEFIVNKLNKVNSLSTTLDPNLLTRFKNELKGILEFDGEESEFYSKWNNIIYAFNLLRENYKGYLIELNSFEYEKMMEEDKFLLKKARLREYLEDFIKVLLDESQEIKTIIITLEKTKKVEEVLNIAINREFKKIELTSEIEYSHVKENYLNQYKRLKSWFLSIDGEPSEVDMLNKATINIIQKITKMAKMFLDKKKVSYSRKDSYLRVAELFLKTYEIDKVKEISSVIFGDFNLKHLKAEYPQQIEVLKIEDSQNVTMQMKPIKERKKERISYRIKDKTKEKLESILMEEKKKRDEVKNLERYIYNDILILSDLPVVTSDVKSTIINLIKTGLTKIYEDKKISLKDNKLYYEYGRARYNVFLFKLFRPEDDEERTILKTFDGNYDTPNFRIEFIREEED
- a CDS encoding DUF2398 family protein — protein: MWNIERYKDILEELFTKDYLYRSEYDEWYRLKEYQKEIEEYIQNTFGYTLSVSNDVISLNKYSIIGDKSKGIKGFGDLDEYIMLPLVLNYLEDKYDMETLLISEIAEHIINNFPEKRDWENRRVSSKLVRVLKYCQEKNFIYKLDGSEDDYEKEQEEVLYENTGISKHFMETLPYDLEGFDIHSAREYNIKELEKVQILRRGLLENFVITKEYPYFNSLLEYRDEIEDSFEELFGMRLIIFDELAYLLRSDESVKVSKNFPSPRSNLERIGLKFFKFLDKDEYQSEEVLNKFLEYKDIYKPTFTKGNLNKKEENLLNEILELGMELNIIKSDEGSLKLSKYIDHFTIDILDEGEENE